GGTGACAGTTAGACAATACAGAGCAGCTGAGAATAATTGTAAGTTAAAGACGACAATTTGTTGGAAAGATGACAAACTCTTGTTATTATTCCATTTGAACTTTAAGGCCTAAATCCATTTCCTTAACAAACTTTTATTGAGAAATACTGTCTTGTTTATTGCTTACTTTTCCCATAGGCTACTTAGTCATTTCTGGCCGATGCAGTTGCAAATGTCTGgaaatcagaatatattttagCTGGTTACTTACAATAGACATATTCAATGGTGCGTTATATATGTGTTATTGATGATTAATCAAGGATCAATAATGTCATAGACATGTCATTATCATTTCTGTACATGCCTCCCTCCACCATATGTGTGGAGTCCTTCCTTCTGAGTATTTTCTGTAGCACAGATATGGCcttgtttatttatgtatttatttaacctttatttaaccaggtaggctagttgagaacaagttctcatttacaaccgcgacctggccaagataaagcaaagcagttcgacacatacaacaacacagagttacacatggaataaacaaaacatacagtcaatttacatcaaagttggatcagcctgtagtgtggttttccactttcattttgagtgtcactccaaatccagacctccttgggttgataaatttgatttccattgatcatttttgtgtgtttttttgttgtcagcacattcaactatgtaaagaaaaaactatttaataagaatatttcattcattcagatctaggatgtgttattttagtgttccctttatttttttgagcagtgtataaagtaTTGAGTGAGAACAGTAGTTCTTTGATCATGATACACTCTAATGAGCTTTCTATGAAAAAAGTTTGTTAGGCAGTTGTTTTCCGTGACAGttctcctctttatctctctgagGTGGGCGAATTGCTCAGCTCCACATaacatcacattttatttgtcacatgtgccgaatacaacaggtgtaggtagaccttacagtgaaatacttactcacaagaccttaaccaacaatgcagttttgaaaataaacaaaagtaacaaatatttaaagagcagtggtaaaataacagtagcgatgctatataccctacagggggtaccggtacagagtcaatgtacatgtaggcaatatgtaaatgtaggtagagttaaagtgactatgtatagataataaacagagagtagcagcagagtaaaatagtggcggggggggggggggggggggggggtagccatttgattagctgttcaggagtcttttggggtagaagctgttaagaagccttttggacctagacttgacgctagaaaaatacctaaaagtagaaaaagtctatatacagtgtgtgcaaatgaggttagataagggaggtaatggcaataaataggccatggtggcgaagtaattacaatatagcaattaaacactggagtgatagatgtgcaaaagattaatttgcaagtagagatactggggtgcaaaggagcaagatgaataaataaatacagtgtggggatgaggtagttggatgggctatgtacaggtgcagtgatctgtaagctgctctgacagctggtgcttaaagttagtgagggagatatgagtctccagcttcagtgatttttgcagttagttccagtcattggcagcagagaactggaaggaaaggcggccaaaggaggaattggcttttggggtgaccagtgaaatatacctgctggagcacgtgctacgtgtgggtgctgctaagatgaccagtgagctgagataaagtggggctttacctagcagagacttgtagatgacctggagccagtgggtttggcgacgagtatgaagtgaggacgagccaacgagagcgtacatgtgggtagtatttggggctttggtgacaaaacggatggcaatgttatagactgcatccagcttgttaagtagagtgttgggggctatcttgtaaattacatcgccgaaatCGAGGATCAGTTGGATGGTCAGTTTTccgaaggtatgtttggcagcatgaatgaaagatgctttgttgcgaaataggacgacgattctagatttaattttggattggagatgcttaatgtgagtctggacgGAGAGTTTACagtaaccagacacctaggtatttgtagttgtccacatattctaagtcagagccgtccagagtagtgatgctggacgagcatgcaggtgcgggcagcgatcggttgaagagcatgcatttagttttacttgcatttaagagcagttggaggccacggaaggagagttgtatggcattgaagctcgtctggaggttagttaacacagcgtccaaagaggggccagaagtatacagaatggtgtcgtctgcgtagaggtggatcagagaatcaccagcaacaagagcgacatcattgatgtatacagagaagagagtcggcccgagaattgaaccctgtggcgcccccatagagactgccagaggtccggacaacaggccctccgatttggccTTGGAGCATTATCTCTTACCTTAACCAATGACTGACTGGTGCTCTCTACTGGTGTTTAATAACACCACAGTAATGGAAGGCTGCAGGGTACAGTTTTGCTGCTTTTTGACTGTTATGCCAGTGTTACGCTATACGTTCTAATGTTATGCTAGGGAAATTGGGTTTACATATCTAGGGCTGACAGTGGGGACTTGTGAAGAGCAGAATCAAaacagttgctttgtgagaaggtgttgATGTTCATAGTGAACCATTGTTATTTAAATGAAAGCTTAAAAGTACCGGTGGCCTGGCTTTGGTCCCAGGTTAGAGCGGGTCCACCAGAGCCATGAGACACGCGTAGATGGAAACCGAAAAGTCTGAGCCTCTTGGGTAAAAAACCCAGAGGTAAATCCTTTATGGAAATGTGCAACATATTTATGTGCCTCTTTCAGATTCTCTCCGAGATTCGATTTAGGGCACAATTTGTATCACCCGAGCCTTTCGGGGTATTGTATTGAGCTAGACCTCCACACTATTGTGAAGAACAATGCACATGGCAGACCTTTCAGTGTTTCATGCGCCTCCAAGGCCCTGTCTCACTCTGTCAAACAGAGCTCTCCTCTACAGCCAAATGGTTAAGTTCCCACAGCTGTGATAACATCAGGGCATCGTCTCTGCTGATTTGGTCTCCTCACTGTGCCTCCAAACAGCACTCTGGCCTAAGACGGATGAGGGTTGAGAGGTAGCAAACACAAACATGCTACACAAGCATGCTACAAAACATGGAAAAACCTTGTAGGATTATTACAAATGAAAGTTGAACAAATTGCATCATTCTAAAGCTGTTATTTTTGGTGATTTGTAGTACAGGGGGAAATGTTTTTTAAACAAGAAATGTCCTGTGCATACAGTAGCCTGTGTTCTGTTCGCTACAACACCCGAGTGAATGGGATTGATCTTGAAGTGTTGCCTTGTCACCTTTTAACCTTGATGTGATAAGATGGATTCAGTGGTGGTTCCCAAACCATCTGGTTGTTAAGGCATCCTGAGAATATTGTTGTAATGCAACTGAATGCTATGGAAGCTTGTGTCATTCAGACTGTGTCATTCAGACTTCTATATTTCAGATGATTTTGTGATGACTTTGATATGATTCATACATGGGGTTTCTTACTCCCATTGTGTAATTCCAGAACGGTGATGTCATTTCCTGCCGGACAACATGGGCTAATCCCGAAGGCATCCTGTGATTCTTGTGTTTAGTAAAAGATGTGTAATACTGAGTGCCTCTAAAAATGTATCAGTCTCTAGTTTGTCCAACCGAAAGAGGCAGCGAGGGTTTCCCTGTACATCCTGTTCCCACAAGCCATATTCTAATCAACTCAGAGCATACCGCTGAGAAGCTTCTCCATAAAGCTGCTCTGAGGTTTAGGTGGAATGTCTGACTTGATATGTGGTGGTGGTACGGCTGCAGCGTGTGATCTCAGCTGATTAGAATCTTGGTGCAGTGCTGGATAGAAGCACAGGAAACTACTTAAGCTTTTGGACCAGGAGTTGGTCCATTCGTTTCTGTAAAAGTGCTCTGTTACACATTTTGTTCTGAAATGTTCTTAAACCATGTATGGAGGAGTCAGTGTTTTCAGTCTGTCAGTAACCAACCTGTtaaatctctctccctgtctttctagCTGTGTCTGCGGGACTCTGGAGACTGTTTGGTGGACCAGATGCAGTACATGATGAGGTCCTTGCAGGATCTGAAACACATGAGAAGGCCGCTCAGCGAGCCATCCGGCCGTCCCGACGCAGTGACGCGCGTTTGCCAGCGGGGAACGCAGCAGCGGGAGCGCCTGACATGCCTCCGTAGACCCATCTCTGAGGCCAGCGAGGCCAGCACCTATGACTCAGCTTGCTGCCTGGCCAGCCCcgtggaggaggaagaagaggtggaggaggatgggCAGGAGCGGCTAATGCAGAGCTCCCCTAGCAGTGAGAAGAGTATGGAGTTTGACTCAGGCTACTCAGAGGCGTCCTGGCAGGATGACGGCGTGGTGCTCAGGAGGACCAGGAATGTACGGGTGTCTAACTCTGCCTGCCTCCGAACCAACCGGGGAGTGGGCTCTGCCGACCGGATCCGGCCCAAGTCCACGTCGGACGCTTGTCTGGAGCGCTGGACGTCATTTGAGGCAAGCAGCGACCCGGAGGACTGGACCACGTCACTGCTGAGCCGCAGCAGGAACAGACAGCCCCTGGTGCTGGGGGACAACAGCTTCGCTGACCTCATTAAGAACTGGATGGACTTGCCAGAGTGTCCTGAACCAGCAGAACTCAAGCCCCACGCAGGCCGGCGCCTGGCCAAGGACCTCCTGGTCAACATGAGGAGGAAGCTGGCGGGGATGTCAAAAAGCGTGGAGATGAGGGCCAGACCAGCAGACTCCACCAGGGTCAGTAGAGCCGCGGCATCCCCGAAACGCATGTCCTGCCCTGTAGGCTTACAGCCACGCAAACCCTTCTTTCACCAATCCCACACAGGCCTGCATGAACTGGGGACGGACTTCTACCAGTTCAACGCTCTCATGAAGACAGGCAGCCGACAACCTATCATATGTAATGACATTATCGGGTACATCTGATCTGAGTGATGTTACAGCTACGGACTCCTACCACAGactaatgttattttattttttatatgcgCTTTATGTGGAAATAATGTTGAAATTGTTACaataataaagtttttttttattgaaaaggGAAAAAGTGTTGACTGCAATAATTATTAACTTTAAGTTTTCTTAAGTTttcttttttattattatgttttattattaaCTATTAAGTTTTATTCTTAAATGACTAATGGAATAATAATGCATGCTTAGGATTAGGTTCAGCTGTAAAAAAGGTAGTGACATTCTCGATTACATCTGGGTATAAACACTAGCACATTCTTTAAATGACCTGTCAACTGACCAACATAATGGCAGTCAGAAATCTTGCCTTTGTATACCTGCCTATTTGAATACAAATAGCAGGTTGGGTGTTGCTGTATTGTGTTTCTACTACTGTCAGATGGGAAGTTGAACATTATATTTCCAATTGTGGGTTGttaagccctgtttatacctggtgctaacatgcaCCCTTTGTCCTGATATTGTCCACATTCttattgtgcccacatttttagacagATGTAGGCGATTAAAATACACATCTGATCTTCCTGACCACCTCTGGAGGTAGTCATGCACACATTGTCTCTGGATAGCAATGAAGTGAAAACGGATCTGGATGGTCATACTATTTAAATCATCATTTACCGGCAGCACCGCTGACTTAAGGCATAAGtaattgtcttaaaataaatacaatcatATTATTTTGAATTCATTTCTGTTAAATCATTTGCATGCAGGGGGGCATTAGCTAATCTGGTCACAAAGTGGACACAGTGGATGGATAACAGACTAATTTTAATACAATGTGTAGATGTGACAAACTTGATCAGATAGGGATCGGATCATATTGATCAGATCACGAAACTCCCACGTTAGCGCAAGGTGTAAAGAAGGCTTAGATGTGTCATATGATGCTTAGATCTAAAGGGAGTAGCCCTGTAAATGTGCAGCCTTCTAAAGACAAGTTGTCAAAACAGTCATATACATGTACAGTGTTTAATGTAGCCACACACTTAGGgttattcaatctgtatcgctaaGGCACgctagaaatgtaaaggtaatttcctatTAAACCGACATCtgcagcgtttactgtgaacgCAATCTCCTCTAATGTGTGAACATTGCCTTGAAATTTAAATCACTCTGTACCGCAGAATTtcagcgatacggattgaatagagcccttaaatAACTTAAAAggattttaatacatttacaacatgaacacatCAATTAATTTATTGGAATCTAGAAACAAAAGGAAAGAAGCAGAGAAGCACATTTCCTTTCTCAATCAGTCACCTAATGaacaaaatctaatcaaatcccTAAACATAGGCCCATATAGCAAAGTAGTGTATTTCAGAATAGACCTACAGATCTATCCTTCTATCCATCTGGGGGCTTAATTCGAAAGAGATTACTCCATGTGCATGTGAGACCTAGTGCTGGGTAGTTctccacagagagagactgatctTAGATCCCAGAGGGAGCGAGACCAGGAATAAGATGTTTACCTCCGAGGACAGAGAGGAAGGTCTGCTCATAGCCTCCTGCCGCGGTGGTTGATGAGCTCATGGCCTGGGTCCCCCTggggtttctgtgtgtgtgtgtgtgtgtgtttgtgtgtgtgtgtgtgtgtgtagggggggtggTTGTTGGACTGGGCAGCTGTGTCCAGATGGTGACAGATTCAGTGAGCCTCTACTCACCCGACCCTCAATATTCCAGCACAAAGCTGACCAGGGGGCCGAGGCTCTGACTAGTGCGGGGAACCAGTCAAGCAGACTCCAGCCCAACCCAGCAGGCCTGGGCCAACTCATCTAATCCACATGCCCTGGCATATCCTCACAGCACAACTTCCCAAACACAGTCAAGACCTGCACGCAAATCTAATGATGTTTGCAAACATTGCCTCAGCATCTGTCACTTGGCATTACCCAAGGCCCAAGTTGATAAGAACAGATAATGAAGTAGTCAAGGCTTGCCAGGCAGAGGCCAGAAGGAGATGCATCTCTCTAAATCACGGTCTAGTGGAGAGATCCCCTACAACCGCTTCAATCCCTCCTCTGCAAGGGGACTGGGTTTATTTTTGGACAGTTTAGGGAAGTAATGTGTTACTTCATCTCTCCGCGCTTCTCTATTTCCAGATGTTCTATGTGGGTCAATTTCAATGAGTTCCGACTCGcactggtcaaatcaaatcaaagtgtattggcCGAGTACACAGTTCAGCAGGTGTTATAGCGGGTGCAGccaaatgcttatgttcctagatCCTAATGATGCAGTAAAATGTAAGATCattcttttacattttttttgacaAGAAATCAAGAATGGCGTGATGAATTTGATTAACAACCCAAATAGCGCTTTAGCAAGTCATCAAATGCAACCTATATGTATGTACACTGGGAGAATTTACACAACATCAGCTAGGAATGATATGtgtgggtgatttgaaaagccatagtcaatcgatcaatcatcaaataattattttagcaaaaacgTTTATCTTTAATTTCAAAATCCGTAGAAGATATGAGAaaagaaaggttcagtacttttgtgaagcatcacagcggagttgaaaaatatatggcaaaaagaaatccaatatggatggtgttaagaggtAGATGGGAGGGATttaatggagctgaagggtgggactaataacaacaagataaccaatgtaaaatgtatataggttcagaaatgttgtcaaatagcacagttacaaacaTGAACCAGAAACAGAAGAAGgccaggactaaaaacaaacaaaatatcacTAATGtgaaatagattgtgtctgtaaaatgtgtatagtatgtataaactgaaggtagaagcctaagtgttattgtttattagtttactccaattgggggagggttgcggggaataataaaggtatattctaaaaaaaagtgtgtatatgtatgtacagttgaagttggaagtttacatacaattaggttggagtcattaaaactcgttgttcaaccactccacaaattttctgttaacaaactatagttgatcatcgttatgtttggaggaaaaagggggatgcttgcaaacTGAAGaagaccatcccaaccgtgaagcacgggggtggtagcatcatgttgtgggagtgctatgctgcaggagggactgctgcacttcacaaaatagatggcatcatgaggaagcaaaattatgtggatatattgaagcaacatctcaagttaaagcttggttgcaaatgggtcttccaaatggacaatgatcccaagcatacttccaaagttgtggcaaaatggcttaaggacaacaaagtcaaggtattggagtgaccatcacaaagccctgacctcaatgctacagaaaatgtgtgggcagaaaaagcgtgtgtgtacagaaaaagcgtgtgtgagcaaggaggcctacaaacctgactcagttacaccagctctgtcaggaggaatgggccaaaattcacccaacttattgtgggaagcttgtggaaggctacctgaaacgtttgacccaagttaaacaatttaaagtcaatgctaccaaatactaattgagtgtatgtaaacttctgacccgctgggaatgtgatgaaagaaataaaagttgaaataatcattctctctactagtattctgacatttcacattcttcagataaagtgttgatcctaactgacctaagacaaggaatttttactaggattaagtgtcaggaattgtgaaaaactgagtttaaaaatattaggctaaggtgtatgtgaacttccgacatgaactgtatgtatatagatatatatatatttaccccaaaaatattttggggattggaaattatgcagacaattacattgatggaagcaacaatctatccACGATATTAAACCTGATCCACCCCTTagaaaaaagaaataaaaaataagtaaaataagaatgatatgtacgtacagcagtagatatataggAGTAAGCTATGTCTAGAATGCAGTGTATAATTAACATATGGTGTGTAACTAAAATACAATGTACATTAGTATAAATATTATGATGTGCTATGTTGGGGATACAGATTTTAAATACACAGTGTGAAACGGTAAGTGACCACTGGTTCATTGTCTCTATAGCATGGAACAGCAgcaatggctgtgtgtgtgtatttgagtgtgtgtgataGCTTGTGTGTATAAGCTGTTCAATAGTCTGATGGCCTGTTAATATAAGCTGTTCTTTAGTCTCTCTGTCTTAGCACTGATGgacctgtactgtctctgtctgtcggtctgtgccGTGTGAACAGTTCGTGATTCGGGTGGC
This is a stretch of genomic DNA from Oncorhynchus mykiss isolate Arlee chromosome 7, USDA_OmykA_1.1, whole genome shotgun sequence. It encodes these proteins:
- the LOC110527785 gene encoding PAK4-inhibitor inka2: MLCLRDSGDCLVDQMQYMMRSLQDLKHMRRPLSEPSGRPDAVTRVCQRGTQQRERLTCLRRPISEASEASTYDSACCLASPVEEEEEVEEDGQERLMQSSPSSEKSMEFDSGYSEASWQDDGVVLRRTRNVRVSNSACLRTNRGVGSADRIRPKSTSDACLERWTSFEASSDPEDWTTSLLSRSRNRQPLVLGDNSFADLIKNWMDLPECPEPAELKPHAGRRLAKDLLVNMRRKLAGMSKSVEMRARPADSTRVSRAAASPKRMSCPVGLQPRKPFFHQSHTGLHELGTDFYQFNALMKTGSRQPIICNDIIGYI